The Streptomyces sp. NBC_01268 genome window below encodes:
- the prfB gene encoding peptide chain release factor 2 yields the protein MAVVDVSEELKSLSSTMGSIEAVLDLDKLRADIAVLEEQAAAPSLWDDPEAAQKITSKLSHLQAEVRKTETLRGRIDDLGVLFELAEEMDDPDTRAEAETELTAVRKALDEMEVRTLLSGEYDEREALVNIRAEAGGVDASDFAERLQRMYLRWAERHGYSTEIYETSYAEEAGIKSTTFVVKAPYAYGTLSVEQGTHRLVRISPFDNQGRRQTSFAGVEILPVVESSDHVEIDDSDLRVDVYRASGPGGQGVNTTDSAVRITHIPTGIVVSCQNERSQIQNKASAMNVLQAKLLERQRQEERARMDALKDSGSSWGNQMRSYVLHPYQMVKDLRTEFEVGNPQSVLDGEIDGFLEAGIRWRKQQEQAS from the coding sequence GTGGCAGTCGTCGATGTATCCGAAGAGCTGAAGTCCCTCTCCTCGACCATGGGGTCGATCGAGGCCGTTCTGGACCTCGATAAGTTGAGGGCAGACATCGCCGTGCTCGAAGAGCAGGCCGCGGCCCCGTCCCTCTGGGACGACCCGGAGGCGGCGCAGAAGATCACCAGCAAGCTGTCGCACCTCCAGGCCGAGGTGCGCAAGACCGAGACGCTGCGTGGCCGTATCGACGACCTCGGAGTGCTCTTCGAGCTCGCCGAGGAGATGGACGACCCGGACACCCGGGCCGAGGCCGAGACCGAGCTGACGGCCGTCCGCAAGGCGCTCGACGAGATGGAGGTCCGCACCCTCCTCTCCGGCGAGTACGACGAGCGCGAGGCGCTGGTCAACATCCGTGCCGAGGCCGGCGGCGTCGACGCCTCCGACTTCGCCGAGCGCCTCCAGCGCATGTACCTGCGCTGGGCCGAGCGCCACGGCTACTCGACGGAGATCTACGAGACCTCGTACGCGGAAGAGGCCGGCATCAAGTCGACCACCTTCGTGGTCAAGGCCCCGTACGCCTACGGCACCCTCTCGGTCGAGCAGGGCACCCACCGCCTGGTCCGCATCTCGCCCTTCGACAACCAGGGCCGTCGCCAGACCTCCTTCGCCGGTGTCGAGATCCTGCCGGTCGTCGAGTCCTCCGACCACGTCGAGATCGACGACTCCGACCTCCGCGTCGACGTCTACCGCGCCTCCGGCCCCGGCGGCCAGGGCGTCAACACCACCGACTCGGCCGTGCGCATCACGCACATCCCGACCGGCATCGTGGTCTCCTGCCAGAACGAGCGCTCCCAGATCCAGAACAAGGCGAGCGCCATGAACGTCCTCCAGGCCAAGCTCCTGGAGCGCCAGCGCCAGGAGGAGCGCGCCAGGATGGACGCGCTCAAGGACAGCGGCAGCTCCTGGGGCAACCAGATGCGCTCCTACGTCCTGCACCCGTACCAGATGGTCAAGGACCTCCGCACGGAGTTCGAGGTCGGCAACCCGCAGTCCGTCCTGGACGGCGAGATCGACGGCTTCCTGGAGGCGGGCATCCGCTGGCGCAAGCAGCAGGAGCAGGCGAGCTAG
- the ftsE gene encoding cell division ATP-binding protein FtsE → MIRFDNVSKSYPKQNRPALRDVSLEIEKGEFVFLVGSSGSGKSTFLRLILREERTSQGQVHVLGKDLARLSNWKVPHMRRQLGTVFQDFRLLPNKTVAENVAFAQEVIGKPRGEIRKAVPQVLDLVGLGGKEDRMPGELSGGEQQRVAIARAFVNRPMLLIADEPTGNLDPQTSVGIMKLLDRINRTGTTVVMATHDQNIVDQMRKRVIELEKGRLVRDQARGVYGYQH, encoded by the coding sequence GTGATTCGATTCGACAACGTCTCCAAGTCCTATCCGAAGCAGAACCGCCCCGCGCTCCGGGATGTGTCCCTGGAGATCGAGAAGGGGGAGTTCGTCTTCCTCGTCGGTTCCTCCGGCTCCGGAAAGTCGACCTTTCTGCGGCTGATCCTGCGCGAGGAGCGCACCAGCCAAGGCCAGGTGCACGTTCTGGGCAAGGACCTCGCCCGGCTGTCCAACTGGAAGGTGCCGCACATGCGGCGCCAGCTGGGGACGGTCTTCCAGGACTTCCGCCTGCTGCCGAACAAGACCGTCGCCGAGAACGTGGCCTTCGCCCAGGAGGTCATCGGCAAGCCGCGCGGCGAGATCCGCAAGGCCGTCCCCCAGGTGCTCGACCTGGTCGGCCTGGGCGGCAAGGAGGACCGCATGCCGGGCGAGCTGTCCGGTGGTGAGCAGCAGCGCGTCGCCATCGCGCGGGCCTTCGTCAACCGGCCGATGCTGCTGATCGCCGACGAGCCCACCGGCAACCTCGACCCGCAGACCTCCGTCGGCATCATGAAGCTGCTCGACCGGATCAACAGGACAGGGACCACCGTCGTCATGGCGACCCACGACCAGAACATCGTCGACCAGATGCGCAAGCGCGTCATCGAGCTCGAGAAGGGCCGTCTCGTCCGAGACCAGGCGCGCGGCGTCTACGGATATCAGCACTGA
- a CDS encoding ABC transporter substrate-binding protein: MRGSRTLRIISVAAVAVLTATACGGGGDEEPGAAAPSASGGGGLSLPSLKGEKIEVAAVWTGPEQQNFVKVLKEFEKRTGATVTFVPAQDPIVNFLGTKIAGGSPPDVAMLPQVGAIRQAAAQKWLKPLGPEARAQLAKNYSKGWQDLGAVDGTPYGVYFKAANKSLVWYNTAAFDNAGASEPKTWKELLATAETISASGVTPVSVGGADGWTLTDWFENVYLSQAGPEKYDQLAQHTLKWTDPSVGRALTTLAELFGKPALLAGGTNGALQTEFPVSVTQTFTGGDRAKAAMVFEGDFSAVNIAQTGAKIGTDAKVFPFPAVGDGGTAPVVTGGDAAVALKDGKGAQALLTFLASPDAARIWAAEGGFLSPNKGLDKAAYPNDVQREIAAALIGAGDDFRFDMSDQMPQSFGGTPGKGEWKALQDFLKNPKDVAGTQARLEAEAAKAYQG, encoded by the coding sequence ATGCGGGGCAGCAGAACTCTTCGGATCATCTCGGTGGCGGCGGTCGCCGTCCTCACGGCCACGGCCTGTGGCGGGGGCGGCGACGAGGAGCCGGGCGCGGCCGCGCCCAGCGCGAGCGGCGGGGGCGGGCTCTCGTTACCGTCCCTGAAGGGCGAGAAGATCGAGGTCGCCGCCGTCTGGACCGGCCCCGAGCAGCAGAACTTCGTCAAGGTCCTGAAGGAGTTCGAGAAGCGCACGGGCGCGACCGTCACCTTCGTGCCCGCGCAGGACCCGATCGTGAACTTCCTCGGCACGAAGATCGCGGGCGGTTCCCCGCCCGACGTGGCGATGCTGCCGCAGGTCGGAGCGATCCGGCAGGCCGCCGCGCAGAAGTGGCTCAAGCCGCTCGGCCCGGAGGCCAGGGCCCAGCTGGCGAAGAACTACTCCAAGGGCTGGCAGGACCTCGGGGCGGTCGACGGCACCCCGTACGGGGTGTACTTCAAGGCCGCCAACAAGTCCCTGGTCTGGTACAACACCGCCGCCTTCGACAACGCGGGTGCGAGCGAGCCGAAGACGTGGAAGGAGCTGCTCGCCACCGCCGAGACGATCTCGGCCTCGGGCGTCACCCCGGTCTCCGTGGGCGGCGCGGACGGCTGGACGCTGACCGACTGGTTCGAGAACGTCTACCTCTCCCAGGCCGGTCCGGAGAAGTACGACCAGTTGGCGCAGCACACCCTCAAGTGGACGGATCCGTCGGTCGGCCGCGCCCTGACGACGCTGGCCGAGCTGTTCGGCAAGCCGGCGCTGCTCGCGGGCGGCACGAACGGCGCGCTGCAGACGGAGTTCCCCGTCTCTGTGACCCAGACCTTCACCGGCGGTGACCGGGCGAAGGCCGCGATGGTCTTCGAGGGCGACTTCTCGGCGGTCAACATCGCGCAGACCGGAGCCAAGATCGGTACGGACGCGAAGGTGTTCCCGTTCCCGGCCGTCGGCGACGGCGGCACCGCCCCGGTGGTGACCGGCGGCGACGCGGCCGTGGCGCTCAAGGACGGCAAGGGGGCACAGGCCCTGCTGACCTTCCTCGCCTCGCCCGACGCGGCCCGGATCTGGGCGGCCGAGGGCGGCTTCCTCTCCCCCAACAAGGGCCTGGACAAGGCCGCGTACCCCAACGACGTGCAGCGGGAGATAGCGGCGGCGCTGATCGGGGCGGGCGACGACTTCCGCTTCGACATGTCGGACCAGATGCCGCAGTCGTTCGGCGGGACGCCCGGCAAGGGCGAGTGGAAGGCGCTCCAGGACTTCCTGAAGAACCCGAAGGACGTCGCCGGGACCCAGGCCAGACTGGAGGCCGAGGCCGCCAAGGCGTACCAGGGCTGA
- a CDS encoding serine/threonine-protein kinase, with translation MARNIGSRYTAHQILGRGSAGTVWLGEGPEGPVAIKLLREDLASDQELVGRFVRERTALLGLDHPHVVSVRDLVVDGNDLALVMDLIRGTDLRTRLDRERRLAPEAAVAIIADVADGLAAAHKAGVVHRDVKPENILLDMEGPLGPGGAHPALLTDFGVAKLIDTPGRTKATRIIGTPDYLAPEIVEGLPPRAAVDIYALATVLYELLAGFTPFGGGHPGAVLRRHVTETVVPLPGIPEELWQLIVQCLAKAPASRLRASELGARLRDVLPLLKGIPPLDVDEPDADPATEPAYEEDPFPTGAGEPAPRRAAVPLVPGASTDSNRDTHTSMRVPGPDELSGGPLGTARAPRSASARRPGSARHKAETVRKRRITLTVAAVVLAGALGAGGYLAVSGDGDAPPQDSKQSSQP, from the coding sequence TTGGCACGGAATATCGGCAGCCGCTACACGGCCCACCAGATCCTCGGGCGGGGCAGCGCGGGCACGGTGTGGCTCGGCGAGGGCCCCGAGGGGCCCGTCGCCATCAAGCTGCTGCGCGAGGACCTCGCCTCCGACCAGGAGCTCGTCGGCCGCTTCGTCCGGGAGCGCACCGCCCTGCTCGGGCTCGACCATCCGCACGTCGTCTCCGTCCGCGACCTCGTCGTCGACGGCAACGACCTGGCGCTGGTCATGGACCTCATCCGCGGCACCGACCTGCGCACCCGCCTCGACCGGGAACGCCGGCTCGCCCCCGAGGCCGCCGTCGCGATCATCGCCGACGTCGCCGACGGCCTGGCCGCCGCCCACAAGGCCGGCGTCGTCCACCGGGACGTCAAGCCCGAGAACATCCTGCTCGACATGGAGGGGCCCCTCGGCCCCGGCGGCGCCCACCCCGCCCTCCTCACCGACTTCGGCGTCGCCAAGCTGATCGACACCCCCGGCCGCACCAAGGCCACCCGGATCATCGGCACCCCCGACTACCTCGCCCCCGAGATCGTCGAGGGCCTGCCGCCGCGCGCCGCCGTCGACATCTACGCCCTCGCGACCGTCCTGTACGAGCTGCTCGCCGGCTTCACGCCCTTCGGCGGCGGCCACCCCGGCGCCGTACTGCGCCGCCACGTCACCGAGACCGTCGTCCCGCTGCCCGGCATCCCCGAGGAGCTGTGGCAGCTGATCGTCCAGTGCCTCGCCAAGGCGCCCGCCTCCCGGCTGCGCGCCTCGGAGCTGGGCGCCCGGCTGCGGGACGTGCTGCCGCTGCTCAAGGGCATCCCGCCGCTCGACGTGGACGAGCCCGACGCGGACCCGGCGACGGAACCCGCGTACGAGGAGGACCCGTTCCCGACCGGTGCGGGCGAGCCCGCACCGCGCCGGGCCGCCGTCCCCCTCGTCCCCGGTGCCTCGACCGACTCCAACCGGGACACCCACACCTCCATGCGGGTCCCCGGCCCCGACGAGCTCTCCGGCGGCCCGCTGGGCACCGCCCGCGCCCCCCGCTCCGCGAGCGCCAGACGGCCCGGCTCCGCCCGGCACAAGGCCGAGACGGTCCGCAAACGCCGGATCACGCTCACCGTCGCCGCGGTCGTCCTGGCGGGCGCGCTGGGGGCGGGCGGCTACCTGGCGGTGTCCGGGGACGGCGACGCCCCGCCGCAGGACTCGAAGCAGTCCTCGCAGCCGTAG
- the ftsX gene encoding permease-like cell division protein FtsX: protein MRAQFVLSEIMVGLRRNLTMTFAVVVSVALSLALFGGALLMREQVSTMKDYWYDKVNVSIFLCNKSDGATSPKCAKGAVTAQQKEQIEADLKKMDIVETVHRESADEAYKHYKEQYGDTAIASVVTPDQMQESFRVKLKDPEKYKVVATAFAGRDGVESVQDQRGILQNLFDLMNGMNVVALYVMALMLVIALILIVNTVRVSAFSRRRETGIMRLVGATNFYIQMPFIMEAAFAGLLGGAVASVMLLVGRYFLIDHGLALADKMALVNFIGWDAVLSKLPLVIAVGLLMPALAAFIALRKYLKV from the coding sequence ATGCGCGCTCAGTTCGTGCTCTCGGAGATCATGGTCGGTCTCCGGCGCAATCTGACGATGACCTTCGCCGTCGTCGTCTCCGTGGCCCTCTCGCTCGCCCTGTTCGGCGGTGCGCTGCTCATGCGCGAGCAGGTCAGCACGATGAAGGACTACTGGTACGACAAGGTCAACGTCTCCATCTTCCTCTGCAACAAGAGCGACGGGGCCACCTCGCCCAAGTGCGCCAAGGGCGCGGTCACCGCGCAGCAGAAGGAGCAGATCGAGGCCGATCTGAAGAAGATGGACATCGTCGAGACGGTCCACCGCGAGTCCGCCGACGAGGCCTACAAGCACTACAAGGAGCAGTACGGGGACACGGCCATCGCCTCGGTCGTCACCCCGGACCAGATGCAGGAGTCCTTCCGGGTCAAGCTGAAGGACCCGGAGAAGTACAAGGTCGTCGCGACCGCCTTCGCCGGGCGGGACGGCGTCGAGTCCGTCCAGGACCAGCGGGGCATCCTGCAGAACCTCTTCGACCTCATGAACGGCATGAACGTCGTCGCGCTCTACGTGATGGCCCTGATGCTGGTCATCGCGCTGATCCTGATCGTCAACACGGTGCGCGTCTCCGCCTTCAGCCGACGGCGCGAGACCGGCATCATGCGGCTGGTCGGCGCGACCAACTTCTACATCCAGATGCCGTTCATCATGGAGGCCGCCTTCGCCGGTCTCCTGGGTGGCGCCGTCGCCTCGGTGATGCTGCTGGTCGGGCGCTACTTCCTGATCGACCACGGCCTCGCGCTCGCCGACAAGATGGCGCTGGTCAACTTCATCGGATGGGACGCGGTGCTCTCCAAGCTGCCGCTGGTCATCGCCGTGGGGCTGCTGATGCCCGCCCTTGCCGCCTTCATCGCGCTGCGCAAGTACCTGAAGGTGTGA
- a CDS encoding serine/threonine-protein kinase translates to MRPIGSKYLLEEPLGRGATGTVWRARQTEAAGADAAVQGRPGEAVAIKVLKEELSNDPDIVMRFLRERSVLLRLTHPHIVRTRDLVVEGDLLALVMDLVDGPDLHRYIRENGPLTPVAAALLTAQVADALAASHAAGVVHRDLKPANVLLDERDGAMFPMLTDFGIARLADSPGLTRTHEFVGTPAYVAPESAEGRPQTSAVDVYGAGILLYELVTGRPPFAGGTALEVLHRHLSEEPRRPSTVPGPLWTVIERCLSKDPDRRPSAENLARGLRTVAAGIGVHSTPAQIEAADGVGALLAPDPAPAPVPETPGVDPAGATQVLPSGAGQYDPAAPTSVMQTGGPAGAADPTAVLPATGAADPTAVMPPVPSQPPQASPPSDAPHPWESQLRAVRDRNEQTQMQYLDPNDDPLRRRPQRQPQQYQGQPPQGQQQGRPPQYQQRPPQHQQPQQYQQQQRPPQPQQYQQQPQPYAPQPPQRQQYAPQPQQQPYAPPQPPPHSAPPAQAPREPRPPRQRGANPMRIPGLGCLKGCLFTIVLFVVAGWLVWELTPLQDWVAQGKGYWQAIGDGISSISDWVSSIGESTGGSGTTGGTGQ, encoded by the coding sequence GTGCGGCCTATCGGCAGCAAGTACCTGCTCGAGGAGCCGCTCGGCCGCGGCGCCACGGGCACCGTCTGGCGAGCCCGCCAGACGGAGGCGGCCGGCGCCGACGCCGCCGTGCAGGGCCGGCCCGGCGAGGCCGTGGCGATCAAGGTCCTCAAGGAGGAGCTCTCCAACGACCCGGACATCGTGATGCGCTTCCTGCGCGAGCGGTCCGTGCTGCTCCGGCTGACCCACCCCCACATCGTGCGCACCCGCGACCTCGTCGTGGAGGGCGACCTGCTCGCCCTGGTCATGGACCTCGTCGACGGCCCCGACCTGCACCGCTACATCCGCGAGAACGGCCCGCTCACCCCGGTCGCCGCCGCGCTGCTGACCGCGCAGGTCGCCGACGCGCTCGCCGCGAGCCACGCCGCCGGCGTCGTCCACCGCGACCTCAAGCCCGCCAACGTGCTGCTCGACGAGCGGGACGGCGCCATGTTCCCGATGCTGACCGACTTCGGCATCGCGCGGCTCGCCGACTCCCCGGGCCTGACCCGCACCCACGAGTTCGTCGGCACGCCCGCGTACGTCGCGCCGGAGTCCGCCGAGGGCCGCCCGCAGACCTCCGCCGTCGACGTCTACGGCGCCGGCATCCTGCTGTACGAGCTGGTCACCGGCCGCCCGCCGTTCGCCGGCGGCACGGCTCTGGAGGTCCTGCACCGGCACCTGAGCGAGGAGCCGCGCCGCCCCTCGACCGTGCCCGGTCCGCTGTGGACGGTGATAGAGCGCTGCCTGAGCAAGGACCCGGACCGGCGCCCCAGCGCCGAGAACCTGGCCCGCGGCCTGCGCACGGTCGCCGCCGGCATCGGCGTGCACTCCACCCCGGCCCAGATCGAGGCCGCGGACGGCGTGGGCGCCCTGCTCGCCCCCGACCCGGCCCCGGCGCCCGTCCCCGAGACCCCGGGCGTGGACCCGGCCGGCGCCACCCAGGTGCTGCCGAGCGGCGCCGGGCAGTACGACCCGGCGGCCCCGACCAGCGTGATGCAGACCGGCGGCCCGGCCGGCGCGGCGGACCCGACGGCGGTGCTCCCGGCGACCGGCGCGGCCGACCCGACCGCCGTCATGCCCCCCGTACCGTCGCAGCCGCCCCAGGCCTCGCCGCCGAGCGACGCGCCGCACCCGTGGGAGAGCCAGCTGCGCGCGGTCCGCGACCGCAACGAGCAGACGCAGATGCAGTACCTGGACCCGAACGACGACCCGCTGCGCCGCCGCCCGCAGCGCCAGCCGCAGCAGTACCAGGGGCAGCCGCCGCAGGGGCAGCAGCAGGGCCGGCCGCCGCAGTACCAGCAGCGGCCGCCGCAGCATCAGCAGCCGCAGCAGTACCAGCAGCAACAGCGCCCGCCGCAGCCGCAGCAGTACCAGCAGCAGCCCCAGCCGTACGCGCCCCAGCCGCCCCAGCGGCAGCAGTACGCGCCGCAGCCGCAGCAGCAGCCGTACGCGCCCCCGCAGCCGCCGCCGCACTCCGCGCCGCCCGCCCAGGCGCCGCGCGAGCCGCGTCCGCCGCGCCAGCGCGGTGCCAACCCGATGCGGATCCCGGGCCTCGGCTGCCTCAAGGGCTGCCTGTTCACGATCGTGCTGTTCGTGGTCGCGGGCTGGCTCGTCTGGGAGCTCACCCCGCTCCAGGACTGGGTCGCCCAGGGCAAGGGCTACTGGCAGGCCATCGGCGACGGGATCAGCTCGATCTCCGACTGGGTCTCGTCGATCGGCGAATCCACCGGCGGCAGCGGTACTACCGGCGGTACGGGCCAGTAG
- a CDS encoding FtsK/SpoIIIE domain-containing protein, which yields MQIRLTVLAPHAGHGAGRACDVLVTAPAGTELAAVASSLAAAVSGPDTSSSGTTVLYAGVERLDTRRCVLGEPPLVDGAVLSLQVPGPDDGIGEGAPARLHVVAGPDAGGVHLLHGGAIRIGRSVDADVPLDDPDVSRAHCTVTVGPDGRVTVTDQGSTNGTTLDGAPVGPQPVRFPPGAVLRVGESALRLTGGAGPGGTGRSGGTGTARSADRSDTRTSARPSSAGAAASAPPADDGLPTAPDGEGHLRVRRAGAPGPDATDSPGDTGQGTRPTAYAPPHAPGTLSEGATYGGSRGIATGPGTGSGGDAPGDGHARAQEPTGSEGEAGIEAHSRTRQTRKRGLGAWARRLAGGKDDARTGETGEYGVVPVAAFAETRPGSLPGTAAAGPVPSPDSWPDPAAVLLTALGPGRRLWERDLDHPEALVVRLGTTDRAELSGVPVTVGLREAGSLGLAGPGARLAGLARSVVAQLAALHSPGDLEIVLISADRNRPLEERRRAWGWLGWLPHVRPGHGQDCRLLLAYDREQAQARLTELTRRLDDGPLGAGWPSADRATVAEAAAHHEGPATVVIVDGDPGSAALRETAARLAAAGAASGIHLICLAEAPSASPASPVAATYEEACASSFAFRECGAAALLSGDVATALRLLRTAGGRVAGHGTVGVVDAVSVAWAERFGRALAPLRTETAAGAGQGRSAALPPSARLLDELGLARATPASLMARWASAADGTVVLGAGPRGPVAVDLTAEGPHLLIEGPAGSGRTELLRAIAASLAAGGRPDRLGLLLVDGAGGERGEGLAACTELPHVTEHLVASDPVRMREFAQALGGELKRRAELLGDTHFADRRSGRLIGQRAASAAETVSPTARATARVPEARAGTADLTDRPSGRTLRTSGGDLGDTPSSRLPRPGTGDAGDRTGSRTPYPGNGPHTPPPGSDLLGDRTSSRTLRAHGGDLTDTPSGRLPRPGSGNLGDRAGSRTPYPGTDTRTPPPGSDLLGDRTSSRTLRAHGGDLTDTPSARLPRPGTGDPADRAGGRAPYPGSGPHTPPPGSDLLGDSPSGRLSRPGAGDLGDRPSGRAHRAGADDLTYLPSGRTGRVEGGVAAGPPQPAAEGAGSLPRLVVLVDDFDALVAPALGAPGRPAAGSVVRALEAVARNGARLGVHLIAASARPDRTVDTELAHGARLRIVLDPPPAAPGPDEPQPGRGRLGHPDGRVTPFQTGRVTGRIPRTATLRPTVVPLEWERMGDPPTRRPVRELGNGPTDLALLASALDRAARSVEATPVPPLTSPTHA from the coding sequence ATGCAGATCCGGCTGACCGTCCTCGCGCCGCACGCCGGCCACGGCGCGGGGCGCGCCTGCGACGTGCTCGTCACCGCCCCCGCGGGGACGGAGCTGGCCGCCGTGGCCTCCTCCCTCGCCGCGGCCGTCTCGGGCCCCGACACCTCCTCCTCCGGCACGACCGTGCTCTACGCGGGCGTCGAGCGGCTGGACACCCGGCGCTGCGTGCTCGGCGAGCCGCCGCTGGTCGACGGGGCGGTCCTCTCCCTCCAGGTGCCCGGCCCCGACGACGGGATAGGCGAGGGCGCTCCGGCCCGGCTGCACGTGGTGGCGGGACCGGACGCCGGCGGCGTGCATCTGCTGCACGGCGGAGCGATCAGAATCGGCCGTTCCGTCGACGCTGACGTGCCGCTCGACGACCCGGACGTCTCGCGGGCCCACTGCACGGTGACGGTCGGCCCCGACGGCCGCGTCACGGTCACGGACCAGGGCTCCACCAACGGGACGACCCTCGACGGCGCCCCGGTCGGCCCGCAGCCCGTCCGCTTCCCCCCGGGCGCCGTGCTGCGCGTCGGCGAGTCCGCGCTGCGCCTGACCGGCGGGGCCGGGCCGGGCGGCACGGGCAGGTCGGGCGGTACGGGCACCGCCAGGAGCGCCGACCGCTCCGACACCCGGACCTCCGCCCGGCCCTCCTCCGCCGGCGCCGCCGCCTCCGCCCCGCCCGCCGACGACGGCCTCCCGACCGCCCCGGACGGCGAGGGCCACCTGCGCGTGCGCCGCGCCGGAGCCCCCGGCCCGGACGCCACGGACTCCCCCGGCGATACGGGGCAGGGGACGCGCCCCACGGCGTACGCACCGCCCCACGCCCCGGGGACGCTCTCCGAGGGCGCCACCTACGGCGGCTCCCGCGGCATCGCCACAGGCCCCGGCACCGGCTCCGGCGGCGACGCGCCCGGCGACGGCCACGCGCGCGCGCAGGAGCCCACCGGCTCCGAGGGCGAGGCCGGGATCGAGGCGCACAGCCGGACCCGGCAGACCCGCAAGCGCGGGCTCGGGGCCTGGGCCCGGCGGCTCGCGGGCGGCAAGGACGACGCGCGGACCGGCGAGACCGGCGAGTACGGCGTGGTTCCGGTGGCGGCCTTCGCCGAGACCAGACCCGGCAGCCTGCCCGGCACCGCCGCGGCGGGTCCCGTCCCCTCGCCCGACAGCTGGCCCGACCCCGCCGCCGTCCTGCTCACCGCGCTCGGCCCCGGCCGGCGCCTGTGGGAGCGGGACCTCGACCACCCCGAGGCCCTGGTGGTCCGGCTCGGCACGACGGACCGCGCGGAGCTGTCCGGAGTGCCGGTCACGGTCGGCCTGCGGGAGGCCGGTTCGCTGGGACTCGCCGGTCCCGGCGCGCGACTCGCGGGTCTGGCCCGCTCGGTCGTCGCGCAGCTGGCCGCCCTGCACTCCCCCGGCGACCTGGAGATCGTGCTGATCAGCGCCGACCGGAACCGCCCCTTGGAGGAGCGGCGCCGGGCCTGGGGCTGGCTCGGCTGGCTCCCGCACGTGCGGCCGGGGCACGGCCAGGACTGCCGGCTGCTCCTGGCGTACGACCGGGAGCAGGCGCAGGCGCGCCTGACGGAGCTCACCCGGCGGCTGGACGACGGTCCGCTCGGCGCGGGCTGGCCGAGCGCGGACCGGGCGACGGTCGCCGAGGCCGCCGCGCACCACGAGGGGCCGGCGACGGTCGTCATCGTGGACGGCGACCCCGGCTCCGCCGCGCTGCGCGAGACGGCGGCGCGGCTCGCCGCGGCGGGCGCGGCCTCCGGCATCCATCTGATCTGCCTCGCCGAGGCGCCCTCCGCCTCGCCCGCCTCCCCGGTGGCGGCGACGTACGAGGAGGCGTGCGCCTCCTCCTTCGCCTTCCGCGAGTGCGGGGCGGCGGCGCTGCTCAGCGGCGACGTGGCCACGGCGCTCCGGCTGCTGCGGACGGCCGGCGGCCGGGTCGCGGGGCACGGCACGGTCGGCGTGGTGGACGCGGTGTCGGTGGCGTGGGCCGAGCGGTTCGGCCGGGCCCTGGCCCCGCTGCGTACGGAGACGGCCGCGGGCGCGGGCCAGGGGCGGTCGGCCGCCCTGCCGCCCTCGGCGCGGCTCCTGGACGAGCTGGGCCTGGCCCGGGCCACCCCGGCGTCGCTGATGGCGCGCTGGGCCTCGGCCGCGGACGGCACGGTGGTCCTGGGCGCGGGCCCCCGCGGGCCGGTGGCCGTGGACCTCACCGCGGAGGGCCCCCACCTGCTGATCGAGGGCCCTGCGGGCAGCGGCCGCACCGAGCTGCTGCGGGCCATCGCCGCCTCCCTGGCGGCGGGCGGGCGCCCCGACCGGCTGGGGCTGCTCCTGGTCGACGGCGCGGGCGGCGAGCGTGGCGAGGGCCTCGCGGCCTGTACGGAGCTGCCGCACGTGACGGAACACCTGGTCGCCTCCGACCCGGTGCGGATGCGGGAGTTCGCGCAGGCGCTGGGCGGGGAGCTGAAGCGCCGCGCGGAGCTGCTGGGCGACACCCACTTCGCGGACCGCCGCTCCGGCCGCCTGATCGGCCAGCGGGCCGCGAGCGCCGCCGAGACCGTCTCCCCGACGGCCCGCGCCACCGCTCGCGTCCCGGAAGCCCGCGCGGGCACGGCGGACCTGACCGACCGCCCGAGCGGCCGCACCCTCCGCACCAGCGGCGGCGACCTGGGCGACACCCCGAGCAGCCGCCTGCCCCGCCCCGGGACGGGCGACGCCGGCGACCGCACCGGCAGCCGCACCCCCTACCCGGGCAACGGCCCGCACACTCCACCCCCCGGCTCCGACCTCCTCGGCGACCGCACCAGCAGCCGCACCCTGCGCGCCCACGGCGGCGACCTCACCGACACCCCCAGCGGCCGTCTGCCCCGCCCGGGCTCGGGCAACCTCGGCGACCGTGCCGGCAGCCGCACGCCCTACCCCGGCACGGACACCCGCACCCCGCCCCCCGGCTCGGACCTCCTGGGCGACCGCACCAGCAGCCGCACCCTGCGCGCCCACGGCGGCGACCTCACCGACACCCCGAGCGCCCGCCTGCCCCGCCCCGGGACCGGCGACCCGGCCGACCGCGCCGGCGGCCGCGCCCCGTACCCGGGCAGCGGCCCGCACACCCCGCCCCCCGGCTCCGACCTCCTCGGCGACTCGCCGAGCGGGCGGCTGTCCCGGCCCGGGGCGGGCGATCTGGGCGACCGTCCGAGCGGCCGCGCCCACCGGGCGGGCGCCGACGACCTCACGTACCTGCCCAGCGGGCGCACGGGGCGCGTCGAGGGCGGCGTGGCGGCGGGACCCCCGCAGCCGGCCGCCGAGGGGGCGGGCTCGCTGCCGCGGCTCGTCGTCCTCGTGGACGACTTCGACGCGCTGGTCGCGCCCGCGCTGGGCGCGCCGGGACGGCCGGCGGCCGGGTCGGTGGTGCGGGCCCTGGAGGCCGTCGCGCGCAACGGGGCGCGGCTCGGGGTGCACCTGATCGCCGCGTCGGCGCGGCCGGACCGGACGGTGGACACGGAGCTGGCGCACGGCGCGCGGCTGCGGATCGTGCTCGATCCGCCGCCCGCGGCGCCCGGCCCCGACGAGCCGCAGCCGGGTCGGGGACGCCTCGGGCACCCGGACGGCCGGGTGACGCCCTTCCAGACGGGCCGGGTCACCGGGCGCATCCCCCGCACGGCGACCCTGCGTCCGACGGTGGTCCCGCTGGAGTGGGAGCGGATGGGCGATCCGCCGACCCGCCGCCCGGTCCGCGAGCTGGGCAACGGCCCGACGGACCTGGCCCTGCTCGCCAGCGCCCTGGACCGGGCCGCCCGGTCCGTGGAGGCCACTCCCGTACCGCCGCTGACGTCACCCACGCACGCCTGA